DNA sequence from the Rhizobium lusitanum genome:
TGGGAGATAGCGACGGCCGGCGGACGATGGCCTTCGCATGTGCGGCGCCCTGCGTGCGGGCAATGGTGATCAGCGTGTCGTCGTCGATCGCCTGCGAACTTGTCAGAAAAGGTGCGGCGATGGCGATCGGCTGACAGCCGACGAAGAGGGAGACGGCTGCCGGTACGCTCGGGCATTGCGAGAGGGCTGCGACTGCCTGGCGTTTTGCTTCGTCGGTCGATGCCTGGAAGAGGGGAGTGAAGAGTTCGGCGAACTGGCGCAGCTCGGATTTGGACGGGTGGCTCATGCCTTCGAAACTGGTGACCGTCGCCATTAGGACCACGTCCTTCTTGCGAACTGCCGCAGGCTCTTCCAGATCTCGAAACCGGTCACGCACGCCAACACCCATACTGATACGCGAAACAAAAAGAACGGGAGCCGGATCATCAAACGCATGCGACGCGGTGTCTTTCTTCGGCCAAGCCGGAGCGCGCTAGGCTCTTGCGCGCGCAATTGGCAGTGGCTGTCGAAACGGTCGTATACACGGTCGTCCTGATCTGGCTTTTTTCCAGAGTAAGGCTGGCAGGGTTAATGGTTGGTGAAAACTTTATTAAAATCCGAATAAAAACTGCGCGTTAAGCTTGCGCGAGGTTTTTCGCGGAATGCGCGTCGGATCGCTTGTGTTTGATGGTTCTTGGCCCGCATGGCAGCTATTCAGGTGCGGCAGGCTGATTGTCGTACTCAACTTATGAGAGCTTTGGCGGCTCTCGCCCGCCAATGACGTGAGGATGTGGCCGGAAGCCGGGATATCGACGGCTCCAACTTAAAGCCCTCTATGTTCCCTTAACGCCGCCACCAGCTTCTCGGATGTGTCGTAACCGGATTGAAACAGGCTGATGGCCGCCGTTGCCGCGAACTGCGCCTCGGTACTTTTGATGTCGATCCGCTTCTCCAGGCACCATTTATCGAGTGCGCCCCGCAAGACGGTGACGTCCTCGGGAGAGAAGAAGGAATTGCCTGCCATTGACATTGCCCACCCTCTGTTTCACCCGTCACAATACGTTAATTTGCCGTTACCACAAATAATATTTGCGTGACGCTTTTCTGCAACGCGCCGCATCGAGACTCCACCCGCCGCCGCTGGTGGTTTTCTATCTAAGAATATGATTTCATGATGTTTTATGGGAAAAATTCTTCTCAAGTTTTTTACATTGCATATGAAACCATAGCCGGCCTCTCCGCGTTTATTGGTCAGGAGGCCGCAGAAGCTCATGCAAGGCGCGGCGATGATTAGCACTCTGTTAACTACAGTATGTCTGAATTCGGTTGAAAACAGCGATTTGCAGAATTTAGTCGCATGATAGTTCGCATGGAAGCCACAGTCCGGCGTCCATGTCGCGGTGTTCAGGGAATGCCGTGAGAAGGCGTGAATGCCCTTTGTCGGATCCACACGAGTTGGAGAAGTCTAAAGGGCACGCTGGTCCGCTTCAATGGCGGGCAGGGTGAAATCAGTCGCAAATTCATCCGTCTCAGATTGTGGATGGAGACGAGAATGGTAAAGATCATTTCCCTTTCGGACCGACGATCGCGGTCGCCTCGGCGCGTCCAAAAGGAGCCGGTTGAAGCGAGGATCCTTTTGTTCACCGGCGTGCGCTACGAGCGCCTCGACGCCAGTTCCCACCGTCCCGGCGCGGGACCGAAGCGGGCAAAGGGCAAGTAGCTCGATCATAGGCCGGCGCAGTCAGCCGCGCCCAGCCGCCAAGGCGGCTTTCAGCTTCGCGGTTCAAACCACGATATGCATCCGATTAGCCCGGCTTTTCAGCTTAATCTCACTGTCCATCAAACACGTCGCATCCGGCTTCCGACAGGAAGTTCCGGGCGGCATCGTCGAAGCTTGCTTCGGGCGCCATGGCGCGCAGTACGACATAGCCTTCCGCGCGGGGCACCTCGACCAGGATCGATTGGGCGAGCGATGACGGCAGCGTCTTGCGGATACCCGTCAGCTGGACAGGCGAGGCGAGCAGCAGGTCCAGCGCTCCGCCGACCGAGGTGCGGTCGCTCATGCTGAACACTTCGTTGGACGCCGCGTCATAGACCGATAGCGACCAGAACGGCACCTTGCCCTTGGCGGTCAGGCGGATCGGTTGCGATCCGATATCGAAAGCGCAGACGGCGGTGCGGATATAGGGATCGCTATTGGACAGCCCCGCATCGTCGTCCTTGTTGTCGAGCATGTAGAAGTGGTTTTCATCGCCTTCATCCTCGACGCGGGTATAGGCGTCGCGGTCGGAAAAATGGGGGAGGGACAGGATGATGATGAGGTGCAGAAGGGCTGCGCCAAGCACTCCGGTCAGGATGGCGAAGACGGTCCTAAACATGGCCGCATCCGATTTTCTCGAGCTTCGGCATGGACAGATCGATCAGACCGGAATTGCCGGCAGCCGGTGTATCCAGCAGCGTCCACGCCAGTCGGAAGTTGCCTCCGGAGGGCAGCGCCAACCAGTTGCCGGCCTGTGCGTCCGGCGAAACGGTGATGCTGAAGCTTGAATCGGAATTGCGCAGCACCACCCATGAATTGATCGCCGAGGGCCTGCCAGGAGCGGGCTCGAGCGGTTCGCCGTCGTTGCCGGCGATGAATAGCGTCCACAGCCTTGCCGGTGGAGTCTGGCCGCTGATCCGATACCGGCAAGCCGCCGTCAGCCGCGCGCCGCTATCGTCATCAGATGCAATGAACGAAAGCCCCTCGGCAGTGCCATAGAGCAATCGTCCGGCGCGGGCGCGATGCGACTTCGCATAAGGGTCGGCATCCGAGGTGTGCATATCCGGAAAAGCCTGCCAGGCGCCGAGCTTGATGGCGCCGAAGCCGGAGGTCGCATCGAGCGCAAAAAGCGTGAATAGGATTCCGCCGCCAAAAGCGAGCATCAGCGAAAGCGCAACAAGAAGGGGAACCCGGAACACCCTAAGATCGTCCTTATGACCAATCAGGCGCCGATTTATCCCTGATTCTGACGGCAGGGGAAAGGGTTAGTGGGGTGATTGCTGAACTTGCACATCAAAACCAGCTTATAACCATCGCGTTGTGCGGGCGGCTTGACCTTATTCCGCCGTGGCCACCTTCTGCGTCGCAAGCGGTGCCGCCGCCTTCAGCTTCTCGCCGAGATCGCGCAGGATTTTGGTGGAATCCACCGATAGCGAGCGTGGGCGAATAAGTGGCGGCAAGGTGTTTTCTGATCCATCGGCCGGCTTCTTGGCAGCCACCGCCTGCGGCTTCTGCACCGGGAAGGGATTATCGATGCCGGGAAGGGGCTTCAGCACGATGCCCTGATGCGCATAGTCCATGATCTTCTTGAAGGTCATGGCCGGCAGCGTGCCGCCCGTCATGTTGTTGGTGGAGGTGTAGTCGTCGTTGCCGAACCAGACGGCGCAGGTGTAGTTACCGGTAAAGCCGATGAACCAGGCGTCACGATAGGCCTGCGTCGTACCGGTCTTGCCGCCGACGAGGATGCCGCGATCGAGCGCCGCCCTGCGGCCCGTGCCGATCTGCGGGATCTGGATCAGCATCTGGTTCATGTAGGAATTGGCTTTTTCGGTAAGCACGCGCTTGGCCGGCACCTCGTCATGACTGAAATCGTAGAGCACCTTGCCATCATAGCCGACGATCTGCCCGATGCCGTGGCGGCGGGATTGCATGCCGTCGGCCGGGAAAACGGCGTAGGCCGTCGCCTGGTCGAGCACGGTCACTTCGGACGTCCCGATCGGAATGGTCTTGTCATTGCGGATCGGCGTTTCCACGCCCATGGCCTTGGCCATGTCGCGGATTGGCTGGATACCGAATTTCTCCTTGGCGAGGCGCACCGGAATGGTGTTGATCGACTGCGCGATCGCGGTCGCTAGCGTCACCTTGCCTGAATAGCGGTTTTCGTAATTGTGCGGGCTCCAGTTGCCCCAGGTGATCGGCGCGTCGACGATGGTGGAGGTCGGCGTCAGCCCCCGCTCCATGGCAACGGAATAGGTGTAGATCTTGAAGGATGAGCCCGGTTGCCGCAGTGCCCTTGTGGCGCGGTTAAACTGGCTCTCGCCGTAATCCCGGCCGCCGACCATGGCGCGGACTGCACCGCCATTTTCGATGACGACCGTGGCACCCTGCTTGGCATGATAGCGTTCGCCATATTCCATCAGGCTGGATTCGACCGAATCCTCCGCCGCCTTCTGCAGGCCCATGTCGATGGTGGTGCGCACGATCAGCGACCGCTCGGGGAACCGGGCGGCGAGACGTTGCACCTCGTCGAAAGCCCAGTCGAGGAAGAAGTCCGGGGATTCGATCTGGGCGCGGTCGACGACGGAAGCGGGGTTGCGCCGCGCGGCAATCACCTGTCCCTCGGTCATAAGCCCGCTTTGCACGAGATTGCTCAGAACATCGTTGGCGCGAGCGCGAGCGGCCGGCAGGTTGACATGCGGCGCATATTTCGCCGGCGCCTTGAACAGGCCGGCGAGCATTGCGGCTTCTGCCAGATTGACGTCGGTAATGCTCTTGCCGAAGTAGAACTGGGAGGCGGCGGCCGCGCCAAACGTGCCGCCGCCCATATAGGTGCGGTCGAGATAGAGGCTGAGGATATCTTTCTTGGAGAGATTGGCTTCCAGCCAGATCGCCAGGAAAGCTTCCTTGATCTTGCGATCGAGGGAGCGTTCATTGCTGAGGAAGATATTCTTGGCGAGCTGTTGCGTCAGGGTCGAACCGCCCTGGACGACACCGCCGGCCTGCGCATTGACCGATAACGCCCGGAACAGGCCGATGACGTCGATGCCGAAGTGGTCGAAGAAGCGCCGGTCCTCGGTGGCCAGCACCGCCTTGACGAAATAGTCCGGCAACTGGTCCACTGGCACGGAATTCTCGTGGATGATGCCGCGATGGCCGATGATGTTGCCGTAACGATCGAGGAAAGTGACTGCGAAGTTGCCGCGATTGCGCCAGTCGCCGTGTGTCGCCTCGAAAGCCGGCATGGCGAGCATCAGCAGCACAACGGACCCAGCGGTGCCGAGTGTCAATCCTTCACCAAGCAACTCGAACAGGATGCGCTTCCAGCCTCGGGCGCGGAAACGGCGAAAGAAAATAGTAATGTCTTCCCAGAGTTCGCCGAGGCGAAAACCCGCGTTCCACAGCGTAGAGTCGATCCAGGAATCGATACGCAGGAGAATATGCCGCTTGCGGCGCGGGCGCTTCTCTGCCTGGCCCTCCGCTTGCGTATCGGGCTTGGTCTCTGGCCCGTTCTCTGGGTTGGATGGGTCTTCCACGCTCTACTTCCCGACCACTTGCCACATCGCGTATTCTTTTGGGACACGCAAAGCCTATCTTCTGATAGACTGGCATACTGAATATTTGGTTGATTTACCAAAAAGAACAAGAGACATGCATGCCGCAGCCCGCATTTCCCTCGCGCGCGGCGAGGACAACGATAATGGACGATAGACCTTTCTGGAAAAGCAAGATGCTGACGGAGATGAGCACACCCGAATGGGAAAGCCTCTGCGACGGCTGTGGCCTCTGTTGTCTCAACAAGCTGGAGGACTGGGATAGCGGCGACGTCTATTTCACGTCGGTCCGCTGCAAGCTGATGGATAGCGAAAGCTGTCAATGCACCAGCTATCCGAACCGCTGGGATTTTGTTCCCGAGTGCGTGCAGCTCACGCCGGAAAAGGTTCCGGATCTGCCTTGGCTGCCGCCGACCTGCGCCTACCGCCTCGTCGACGAAGGCCGCGATCTCTACTGGTGGCATCCGCTGGTGTCGGGCGATCCGGAAACGGTCCATATAGCCGGCGCTTCGGCGCGTGGCCGCACCGTCAGCGAAGAGGAAGTCTCCGTCGACGATTTCGAGGATTATGTCGTCGACTGGCCATTGACGGTGGAAGATGACATGGAGACTGCCCCTCCGGCAAAGCCCTAGGTTTTGGCCCCGTGTCGCGCTAAGCTGTCGCATCGGCGCTCGTTGAATTCACCGGCCACGCATGATATCGCCCAGTGCCTTCGCCAACGCACAGGGAGCTTCCGCGTGATCCGCCACATCGTTTTCTTCACCGTTCCCGATCGCGCTGATCTTGAAGAAGTGCGGTCCGGGCTGTCGATCCTGACGGCTATTCCGCATGCGCGGCTGCTGGAGATCGGCACGAATGTGAAGACCGATCAGCTCGGCACCGATGTCGATATCGTCGTCTATGGCGAATTCGACGATGAAGCGGCGTTGGCCGCCTACAAGGCGCATCCGAACTATCAGCTTTCCATCGAGCGGGTTCGTCCGCTACGCGAAATGCGGATCGCGGCGGACTACGAGAGCGCAAAAGCGGTGCGGCAGCCGGTCTAGAGTATCGCACCTTTAATCGCCTCCACATCCAGCGGCTCTGAAATAGTTCCCGCAACTCTTCGGCGTTGAAGAGGCTACAGATGGATCCAGGCGGGTTTGAAAGTGTGTCAAACGTTTGTGAGGTGCGAGCAGTCAGGTTGATCTCGCTCGAATTAAAGATTTGGATGAGGTGTGAGAATCGTTCGCCCGTATGCGGACCCAATGCGCCAAGAACGAACGAGGAATACGAGTATCATGCAGATTTTAGATTTTAGCGGATACAGCGCCGACACCATTGGAGAGCCTCCAGTTCTGGAGCATGCGATCACCCTCGGCAAACGACCACAGCGGATGAGGATTCCAATCGGCCTATCGACGGTTTGTCTGGCTGTAACTGCGATTATTTCCGTTAATCCTCAACGAGCCGGTGCCGCTAACATTCCTGAGAACATAGAGATTAAAGATGCGACAATAATTGAAACGGTGCACGCCGAAGGTGTTCAGATCTACGAGTGCAAAACCGGTTCGGACAAAAAGATGAGCTGGCAGTTCCGCGAGCCGCTGGCAACTTTGCTGAAGGGCGATACGACCGTCGGGCGTCATTTCGCGGGTCCCAGTTGGCAATTTGCCGATGGCAGCTCTATCAAGGGCAAGGTCGCGGGCCAGGCTTCGGGTGCAACACTGAACGATATCGCTCTTCTGAGGCTCGATGTTGTGGAACATCGGGGTGACGGGGCCTTGTCAAAGGCGACAATGGTCCAGCGTCTAGACACGAAGGGTGGCGTATTTTCGGGCGCATGCGATCAACCCGGCGCGATGCATCTCGAACCCTATACTGCTAGCTATGTTTTCCTGACGAATTGATCGCGGAATCAGTTCGCCGTGACCGGATTCACGACGCCAATATCCTGACTCAACTTCTCACGCTTGCGACTCAACTCGCGAAAAAGCGAGGGCAAACAATTCAAAAGACTCAAGAAAAGCAGCGCGCTTTACGTGTGTAAAACGCCTTAAGGCCGGTTGCATTGGCCCGTGATGCGTCACCTGTCATGGTGCGCGTATCAGATAATGATAATCAAGAAAGATTAAAAATGACTGACGTCTTGAGAGCCTCAGGCCTGTTCCGGTGCTCGAAAGGGGGATTTGGTGGTGCTTG
Encoded proteins:
- a CDS encoding DUF1254 domain-containing protein; translated protein: MFRTVFAILTGVLGAALLHLIIILSLPHFSDRDAYTRVEDEGDENHFYMLDNKDDDAGLSNSDPYIRTAVCAFDIGSQPIRLTAKGKVPFWSLSVYDAASNEVFSMSDRTSVGGALDLLLASPVQLTGIRKTLPSSLAQSILVEVPRAEGYVVLRAMAPEASFDDAARNFLSEAGCDVFDGQ
- a CDS encoding DUF1214 domain-containing protein translates to MFRVPLLVALSLMLAFGGGILFTLFALDATSGFGAIKLGAWQAFPDMHTSDADPYAKSHRARAGRLLYGTAEGLSFIASDDDSGARLTAACRYRISGQTPPARLWTLFIAGNDGEPLEPAPGRPSAINSWVVLRNSDSSFSITVSPDAQAGNWLALPSGGNFRLAWTLLDTPAAGNSGLIDLSMPKLEKIGCGHV
- a CDS encoding transglycosylase domain-containing protein, encoding MEDPSNPENGPETKPDTQAEGQAEKRPRRKRHILLRIDSWIDSTLWNAGFRLGELWEDITIFFRRFRARGWKRILFELLGEGLTLGTAGSVVLLMLAMPAFEATHGDWRNRGNFAVTFLDRYGNIIGHRGIIHENSVPVDQLPDYFVKAVLATEDRRFFDHFGIDVIGLFRALSVNAQAGGVVQGGSTLTQQLAKNIFLSNERSLDRKIKEAFLAIWLEANLSKKDILSLYLDRTYMGGGTFGAAAASQFYFGKSITDVNLAEAAMLAGLFKAPAKYAPHVNLPAARARANDVLSNLVQSGLMTEGQVIAARRNPASVVDRAQIESPDFFLDWAFDEVQRLAARFPERSLIVRTTIDMGLQKAAEDSVESSLMEYGERYHAKQGATVVIENGGAVRAMVGGRDYGESQFNRATRALRQPGSSFKIYTYSVAMERGLTPTSTIVDAPITWGNWSPHNYENRYSGKVTLATAIAQSINTIPVRLAKEKFGIQPIRDMAKAMGVETPIRNDKTIPIGTSEVTVLDQATAYAVFPADGMQSRRHGIGQIVGYDGKVLYDFSHDEVPAKRVLTEKANSYMNQMLIQIPQIGTGRRAALDRGILVGGKTGTTQAYRDAWFIGFTGNYTCAVWFGNDDYTSTNNMTGGTLPAMTFKKIMDYAHQGIVLKPLPGIDNPFPVQKPQAVAAKKPADGSENTLPPLIRPRSLSVDSTKILRDLGEKLKAAAPLATQKVATAE
- a CDS encoding YcgN family cysteine cluster protein, giving the protein MDDRPFWKSKMLTEMSTPEWESLCDGCGLCCLNKLEDWDSGDVYFTSVRCKLMDSESCQCTSYPNRWDFVPECVQLTPEKVPDLPWLPPTCAYRLVDEGRDLYWWHPLVSGDPETVHIAGASARGRTVSEEEVSVDDFEDYVVDWPLTVEDDMETAPPAKP
- a CDS encoding Dabb family protein; translation: MIRHIVFFTVPDRADLEEVRSGLSILTAIPHARLLEIGTNVKTDQLGTDVDIVVYGEFDDEAALAAYKAHPNYQLSIERVRPLREMRIAADYESAKAVRQPV
- a CDS encoding DUF3455 domain-containing protein; the protein is MQILDFSGYSADTIGEPPVLEHAITLGKRPQRMRIPIGLSTVCLAVTAIISVNPQRAGAANIPENIEIKDATIIETVHAEGVQIYECKTGSDKKMSWQFREPLATLLKGDTTVGRHFAGPSWQFADGSSIKGKVAGQASGATLNDIALLRLDVVEHRGDGALSKATMVQRLDTKGGVFSGACDQPGAMHLEPYTASYVFLTN